A single genomic interval of Streptomyces graminofaciens harbors:
- a CDS encoding S1 family serine peptidase, whose amino-acid sequence MFGFLRARKTVVGAAATAAAAAAALLTAPGAVAAPQPIVGGSTTTASAYPYVMQITNASQSQFCGGTLVSATKVVTAAHCVDGRTTSNTRVVGGRTYRNGTNGTVSQVTDIWIHPSYTSAESGKDVAVLTLATSMPYSPIGYVSSSQTSVYAAGTTARILGWGTTSSGGSSSNQLRTATVPIVANSVCGSSSSYGSEFIASDMVCAGYTSGGVDTCQGDSGGPLIIGGVLAGITSWGYGCADAQYPGIYTRLTTFSNLVTAEVNS is encoded by the coding sequence ATGTTCGGGTTCCTTCGCGCCAGGAAGACCGTCGTAGGTGCTGCGGCGACCGCTGCCGCCGCCGCGGCGGCTCTGCTCACCGCTCCCGGCGCCGTCGCCGCTCCCCAGCCCATAGTCGGCGGCTCGACGACCACCGCGAGCGCGTACCCGTACGTCATGCAGATCACGAACGCCTCGCAGAGCCAGTTCTGTGGTGGCACCCTGGTCTCGGCCACCAAGGTCGTCACCGCCGCGCACTGTGTGGACGGCAGAACGACCAGCAACACGCGTGTCGTGGGCGGCCGTACGTACCGCAACGGCACCAACGGCACGGTCAGCCAGGTCACCGACATCTGGATCCACCCGAGCTACACCTCCGCCGAGAGCGGCAAGGACGTGGCCGTGCTGACGCTGGCCACCTCGATGCCGTACTCCCCGATCGGGTACGTCTCGTCGAGCCAGACCTCCGTGTACGCGGCCGGCACCACCGCCCGCATCCTCGGCTGGGGCACCACCTCCTCGGGTGGCAGCTCCTCCAACCAGCTCCGCACCGCGACCGTGCCGATCGTCGCCAACTCGGTCTGCGGCAGCTCCAGCTCCTACGGCTCCGAGTTCATCGCGAGCGACATGGTGTGCGCCGGATACACGTCCGGCGGCGTGGACACCTGCCAGGGCGACAGCGGCGGTCCCCTGATCATCGGGGGCGTCCTGGCAGGTATTACTTCCTGGGGTTACGGCTGCGCGGACGCGCAGTACCCCGGTATCTACACCCGGTTGACGACCTTCTCGAACCTGGTCACCGCTGAGGTCAACTCCTAG
- a CDS encoding winged helix DNA-binding domain-containing protein encodes MTNKAARNTPGTAATEGSRLDPRALNRATLARQLLLRREPVSAMPAYDAVGHLLGLQAQNVKPPYHALAARLDGFEPEQLSALMADRAVVRIVTLRSTIHTHTAEDCLTLRPLVQPARERELNQFRKGLVGVDLDRLAAIARELVEAEPRTLKQLREALIVEWPDADPFALGLAARCRLPLVQVTPRGLWGRSGQVALTTAEHWLGRPAEPAPALEAVVRRYLAAFGPASVKDMQTWAGLTRLRDAFERLRPELLTFRDDNGVELFDLPDAPRPDPDTPAPPRLLPEFDNLLLSHADRSRVVPPALKGRSWQGNQAYRTFLVDGFLAGIWKIEEDVLTLEPFGRLTKEQRHELVEEAGRMLAVLHGHESYDIRFGTVAN; translated from the coding sequence ATGACGAACAAGGCCGCACGGAACACGCCCGGGACCGCAGCAACGGAAGGGTCCCGCCTCGACCCTCGCGCCCTCAACCGCGCCACCCTCGCCCGCCAACTCCTCCTGCGCCGGGAACCCGTGTCCGCCATGCCCGCGTACGACGCCGTAGGGCATCTCCTCGGTCTCCAGGCGCAGAACGTCAAACCGCCGTACCACGCGCTCGCCGCCCGCCTGGACGGCTTCGAGCCGGAGCAGTTGTCGGCGCTCATGGCCGACCGTGCCGTCGTCCGGATCGTCACCCTGCGCTCCACGATCCACACCCACACCGCCGAGGACTGCCTCACCCTGCGTCCCCTGGTGCAGCCGGCGCGCGAGCGGGAACTGAACCAGTTCCGCAAGGGGCTCGTCGGAGTCGATCTCGACCGGCTCGCGGCCATCGCGCGGGAACTCGTCGAGGCTGAGCCGCGCACCCTCAAACAGCTCCGCGAAGCCCTGATCGTCGAGTGGCCCGACGCCGACCCGTTCGCCCTCGGCCTCGCCGCGCGCTGCCGGCTGCCGCTCGTCCAGGTCACCCCGCGCGGACTGTGGGGGAGGAGCGGGCAAGTCGCGCTGACCACCGCCGAACACTGGCTCGGCCGCCCCGCCGAACCCGCCCCGGCACTGGAAGCTGTCGTCCGTCGCTACCTCGCCGCCTTCGGGCCCGCCTCGGTCAAGGACATGCAGACCTGGGCCGGGCTGACCCGGCTGCGCGACGCCTTCGAGCGGCTGCGCCCGGAGCTGCTCACCTTCCGGGACGACAACGGGGTCGAGCTCTTCGACCTTCCCGACGCTCCCCGCCCCGACCCGGACACCCCGGCCCCGCCGCGCCTGCTGCCCGAGTTCGACAACCTGCTCCTCTCCCACGCCGACCGCTCCCGTGTCGTACCGCCCGCCCTCAAGGGCCGCAGCTGGCAGGGCAACCAGGCGTACCGGACGTTCCTCGTCGACGGGTTCCTGGCCGGGATCTGGAAAATCGAAGAGGACGTCCTCACCCTCGAGCCGTTCGGCCGGCTCACGAAGGAACAGCGGCACGAACTCGTCGAGGAGGCAGGACGCATGCTCGCGGTCCTCCACGGCCACGAGTCGTACGACATCCGCTTCGGAACCGTGGCGAACTGA
- a CDS encoding IS5 family transposase (programmed frameshift): protein MVERMVPDELWELFQWVVPPAPSRPQGGGRRRYGDREVLAAIIFVATTGCTWRQLPPVFGPSGPTAHRRFTEWTAARVWAKLHRVILDELGSRGELDWSRCAIDSVNMRALKGDLTGPNPVDRGKKGSKVHLITERTGLPLSVGISGANLHDSQALEPLVRGIPPIRSRRGPRRRRPAKLHADKGYDYDHLRRWLRKRGIRHRIARKGIESSTRLGRHRWTIERTMSWLGGCRRLHRRYERKAEHFLAFTAIACSLICYRRLAK, encoded by the exons ATGGTCGAGCGCATGGTGCCGGACGAGTTGTGGGAACTGTTCCAGTGGGTGGTCCCGCCTGCTCCATCGCGGCCGCAGGGCGGCGGTCGGCGGCGGTACGGGGATCGTGAGGTGCTGGCCGCGATCATCTTCGTGGCCACGACGGGTTGCACCTGGCGGCAGTTGCCGCCGGTCTTCGGCCCCTCGGGGCCGACCGCGCACCGGCGCTTCACCGAGTGGACCGCCGCCCGGGTCTGGGCGAAGCTGCACCGCGTCATCCTCGACGAACTGGGCTCGCGCGGAGAGTTGGACTGGTCACGTTGCGCGATCGACTCGGTGAACATGCGGGCCCTGAAA GGGGACCTGACAGGTCCGAATCCTGTAGACCGGGGCAAGAAGGGCTCGAAGGTCCACTTGATCACCGAGCGGACCGGTTTACCCCTCTCGGTCGGGATCTCCGGCGCGAACCTGCATGACAGCCAGGCACTCGAGCCGCTGGTGCGCGGCATCCCGCCGATCCGCTCCCGCCGCGGCCCGCGCAGACGCCGGCCGGCCAAGCTGCACGCGGACAAAGGCTACGACTACGACCACCTGCGCCGATGGCTACGCAAGCGAGGTATCCGGCACCGCATCGCCCGCAAGGGCATCGAGTCCTCCACGCGACTCGGCCGACACCGTTGGACTATCGAGCGCACGATGTCATGGCTGGGCGGCTGCCGCCGTCTGCACCGCCGCTACGAACGCAAGGCCGAACACTTCCTGGCCTTCACCGCCATTGCCTGCAGCCTCATCTGCTACCGCAGACTCGCCAAATGA
- a CDS encoding TIM barrel protein codes for MIELVRRAHGAGLIGEIQVADVPGRREPGTGEINYAAVARALADLGYEGTVALEAWASGDSELALQRFRSAFTL; via the coding sequence CTGATCGAACTGGTCCGCAGGGCGCATGGCGCGGGCCTGATCGGCGAGATCCAGGTCGCCGACGTCCCCGGCCGCCGCGAACCCGGCACCGGCGAGATCAACTACGCCGCCGTCGCCCGCGCCCTCGCGGACCTCGGCTACGAGGGCACGGTCGCACTGGAGGCATGGGCCTCCGGCGACAGCGAACTCGCTCTGCAACGCTTCCGCTCCGCCTTCACTCTCTGA
- a CDS encoding recombinase family protein, translating into MANLVYKRVSTDQQSTARQNLVLDEAGIDDPVVFEEDPGTSSRLHPLRRPKFAELLTYARPGDTVHISEMFRLVRGTQHILDVLDVLHHDRLALRIHDGAFSATDLTARHPRTGELLSTVTFMVQTLAAAGELQRALQRELTYDGLRAAEAKGSKGGRRPAVAAGKTGTVRTAYLEGRSIAALAHEHGVSRGAIRTAIADLMPEHTPAGREDASD; encoded by the coding sequence GTGGCGAACCTGGTCTACAAGCGGGTCTCGACCGACCAGCAGTCGACCGCCCGGCAGAACCTCGTCCTGGATGAGGCCGGGATCGATGACCCGGTCGTCTTCGAGGAGGACCCAGGCACCTCCAGCCGCCTCCATCCCCTCCGGCGACCGAAGTTCGCCGAACTGCTCACCTACGCGCGGCCGGGCGACACCGTGCACATCTCCGAGATGTTCCGCCTCGTGCGCGGCACCCAGCACATCCTCGACGTGCTCGACGTCCTGCACCACGACCGGCTGGCCCTGCGCATCCACGACGGCGCGTTCTCCGCGACGGACCTCACCGCCCGCCACCCGCGCACCGGAGAGCTGCTGTCCACGGTGACGTTCATGGTGCAGACCCTCGCTGCCGCCGGCGAACTCCAGCGCGCCCTCCAGCGGGAGCTGACCTACGACGGACTGCGCGCCGCCGAGGCCAAGGGCAGCAAGGGCGGCCGTCGCCCGGCCGTGGCGGCCGGGAAGACCGGCACCGTCCGCACGGCGTACCTGGAGGGCCGGTCCATTGCCGCCCTGGCCCACGAACACGGCGTCAGCCGCGGCGCCATCCGCACGGCCATCGCCGACCTCATGCCCGAGCACACCCCCGCCGGCCGCGAGGACGCCTCGGACTGA
- a CDS encoding DUF5707 domain-containing protein, with protein MSRRIALSVAAGVVALGGAGAFTLAYAGEESLALAHSTARYTAPDGDRDGSLAFATDVTASSGVESVKVLAWPEDSSLAEEELTSKDMAAAEPAVCEPAGRDTVRCTYTVKVTGSDAASSPRGVWHIAVLATAQDGTTTLDTKAAGFTVR; from the coding sequence ATGTCCCGACGTATCGCTCTGTCCGTTGCCGCCGGTGTCGTCGCCCTCGGTGGTGCCGGTGCCTTCACCCTCGCCTACGCCGGGGAGGAGTCTTTGGCGCTGGCGCACAGCACCGCCCGCTACACCGCTCCGGACGGTGACCGCGACGGCTCGCTGGCCTTCGCCACCGACGTCACGGCGTCCTCAGGCGTCGAGAGCGTGAAGGTGCTGGCCTGGCCGGAGGACTCGTCCCTGGCTGAGGAGGAGCTGACCAGCAAGGATATGGCCGCCGCGGAGCCGGCCGTCTGCGAGCCCGCCGGACGGGACACCGTGCGCTGCACCTACACCGTCAAGGTCACCGGCTCCGACGCTGCCTCGTCCCCGCGCGGGGTCTGGCACATCGCCGTCCTGGCCACCGCGCAGGACGGCACCACGACCCTGGACACCAAGGCGGCCGGCTTCACCGTCCGGTAG
- a CDS encoding DUF2238 domain-containing protein, whose amino-acid sequence MSPLPPAATPTAPAPRVGKPGALPGGLRLPGVLAVLVTVALAVSAWHAKDPTTWVLETVWVMVGLPLLVLLRKRFPLSDLLYCLLAAHALVLMAGGHYTYAEVPAGDWIRDWFGLERNPYDRFGHLMQGFVPAILVRELLVRTSPLRGSRWLAPLTVCACLAFSAVFEMLEWLSAVVGGDAADDFLGSQGDVWDAQWDMFCCLIGATVSLLLLSRVHDRFLARLERTTVAPASS is encoded by the coding sequence ATGTCCCCCCTCCCCCCAGCCGCAACCCCGACGGCACCGGCACCGCGCGTCGGCAAGCCGGGTGCCCTTCCCGGCGGACTCCGCCTGCCCGGCGTGCTGGCGGTCCTCGTCACCGTCGCGCTCGCGGTGTCGGCATGGCACGCGAAGGACCCCACCACCTGGGTCCTGGAAACGGTGTGGGTGATGGTCGGCCTGCCGCTGCTGGTCCTGCTGCGCAAGCGATTCCCGCTCAGCGATCTGCTGTACTGCCTGCTGGCCGCGCACGCCCTCGTCCTCATGGCGGGCGGGCACTACACCTACGCGGAGGTGCCCGCGGGCGACTGGATACGGGACTGGTTCGGCCTGGAGCGCAACCCCTACGACCGCTTCGGCCACCTCATGCAGGGCTTCGTTCCGGCGATCCTGGTCCGCGAACTCCTCGTCCGCACCTCGCCGTTGCGCGGCAGCCGCTGGCTGGCCCCGCTGACGGTCTGCGCCTGCCTCGCCTTCAGCGCCGTCTTCGAGATGCTGGAGTGGCTGTCCGCGGTGGTCGGCGGAGACGCCGCGGACGACTTCCTGGGCTCCCAGGGCGATGTGTGGGACGCCCAGTGGGACATGTTCTGCTGCCTGATCGGCGCCACCGTGTCCCTGCTGCTCCTCAGCCGCGTACACGACCGCTTCCTCGCCCGCCTTGAGCGGACGACGGTTGCCCCGGCCAGTTCCTGA
- a CDS encoding DUF6300 family protein → MPSCARCGATDVIVSGKPPVTNAFGQSVDVLVQLCRHCDADTAAGGLLLRFFAEGGGRDRPRAPG, encoded by the coding sequence CTGCCATCGTGCGCCCGCTGCGGCGCCACCGACGTGATCGTCAGCGGGAAGCCGCCGGTGACGAACGCGTTCGGGCAGTCGGTGGACGTTCTCGTCCAGCTGTGCCGGCACTGCGACGCCGACACCGCCGCGGGCGGGCTGCTGCTGCGGTTCTTCGCAGAGGGCGGCGGCCGGGACAGGCCGAGGGCGCCCGGCTGA
- a CDS encoding DUF4158 domain-containing protein translates to MKVPAVDFGLSEGSGRTIEYHRSQIREHLGFRVCSVQDAEKLTAWLAVSVAHAERNPDRVRDELLKHCRQECIEPPAPDRITRMVRSALHTAEETWFATLAARLTDQARARVLALVADEAEDEGQDDGEGESVLALLKAMQGNVSLESMLREIRKLIAVRAIGPPPGLFADVAPKVLASWRQRAAVESPSHLRRRAPEAAVTLLSALLVERGREVTDALVDLLIATVHRIGARAEQKVTKELINAFIRVSGKENILFAIAEASLGAPDQEVREVAFPAVRGGEQTLKELVHEYKTKGPVYRRTVQTTLKASYTNHYRRGPI, encoded by the coding sequence ATGAAGGTACCGGCGGTGGACTTCGGTCTGTCCGAGGGGTCCGGGCGGACGATCGAGTACCACCGGTCCCAGATACGCGAGCACCTGGGGTTCCGGGTGTGCTCGGTTCAGGACGCGGAGAAGCTGACGGCCTGGCTGGCCGTCAGCGTCGCGCACGCGGAACGGAATCCGGACCGGGTGCGCGACGAACTGCTGAAGCACTGCCGCCAGGAGTGCATCGAGCCGCCGGCGCCGGACCGGATCACGCGCATGGTCCGCTCCGCCCTGCACACTGCGGAGGAGACTTGGTTCGCGACCCTCGCGGCCCGGCTGACCGATCAGGCGCGGGCCCGGGTCTTGGCGCTGGTAGCCGATGAGGCGGAGGACGAGGGCCAGGACGACGGCGAGGGTGAGTCGGTGCTGGCGCTGCTGAAGGCGATGCAGGGGAATGTGAGCCTGGAGTCGATGCTGCGGGAGATCCGCAAGCTGATCGCGGTCCGGGCGATCGGGCCGCCGCCGGGCTTGTTCGCGGATGTGGCGCCGAAGGTGCTGGCGTCCTGGCGGCAGCGGGCCGCGGTGGAGTCGCCGTCTCATCTGCGCCGCAGGGCGCCGGAGGCGGCGGTGACGCTGCTGTCCGCGCTGCTGGTGGAGCGGGGGCGGGAGGTGACTGACGCGCTGGTGGACCTGCTGATCGCCACGGTGCACCGGATCGGCGCCCGCGCGGAGCAGAAGGTGACCAAGGAGCTGATCAACGCCTTCATACGGGTCTCGGGCAAGGAGAACATCCTGTTCGCGATCGCCGAGGCGTCGCTGGGCGCCCCCGACCAGGAGGTGCGGGAGGTGGCGTTCCCGGCTGTGCGCGGGGGCGAGCAGACGCTGAAGGAACTGGTCCACGAGTACAAGACGAAGGGGCCGGTGTACCGGCGGACGGTGCAGACCACGCTGAAGGCGTCGTACACCAACCACTACCGCAGGGGCCCGATCTAG
- a CDS encoding alpha-L-fucosidase has translation MSSSINRRQLLAGATFVAATTVAGGMFGAGHAQAAPSTYTPDWNSVDQHPPAPEWFQDAKFGIYFHWGAFSVPAYDNEWYPRSMYQGGSNANKHHIATFGNPSAWPYHNFINGAEDLAGNTVKFAPKLKSAGGNFDPDEWVQLFVDAGAKFAGPVAEHHDGFSMWDSQVNEWNSVTKGPKLDLLALFTTAIRAKNLKLLVAMHHAYNYNGFYQYAPAQTDPGLKKLYGQLSRAEEDQLWYDKLKEVIDRAKPDILWQDFKLDAVDETQRLKFLSYYYNQAGSWGREVVATYKDGMHGKGEVFDYERGGPADLTAPYWLTDDSISSSSWCYTQGIGYYSTQQMLHSFLDRVSKNGNVLLNIAPMADGTIPQAQKDILLGIGDHLKRFGESVYATRAWTVFGEGPTMMGGGAFTTPHAGTAQDIRFTRNKANNVLYATVLGWPGSSLTIKTLGSDRIDLGSLTSVKLLGSTAGTYIDLPTPAQNSSGLTVTLPSSAPYSANAYVLKLTFSGTIPSVRPLTGAVAFKDVDYAGTGAVLSTGDHTAAQLTAAGLGALTLSSLRLAPGHQVIGYAGDNFTGTSWTFTADNPDLRVTGNNDKITSLKVQFKPSTYFRITNVTNGLALDSGGNVASGSNLKQWTWDGHANLQWQVVEVGGGYYKLVNRTNGMVADGWGATSNGSPAREAAWDGNNNQQWTITHRGNGRYSITNRATGLALDGGGNVASGSVAKQWTYDSSTNLLWTLTAL, from the coding sequence ATGTCGAGTTCGATCAACAGACGCCAGCTCCTGGCGGGCGCCACCTTCGTGGCCGCGACAACGGTCGCCGGTGGCATGTTCGGCGCAGGCCACGCGCAGGCGGCGCCCAGCACGTACACGCCCGACTGGAACTCGGTCGACCAGCACCCGCCGGCCCCGGAGTGGTTCCAGGACGCCAAGTTCGGCATCTACTTCCACTGGGGCGCCTTCAGCGTTCCCGCCTACGACAACGAGTGGTACCCGCGCAGCATGTACCAGGGCGGCAGTAACGCCAACAAGCACCACATAGCGACCTTCGGCAACCCGTCGGCCTGGCCGTACCACAACTTCATCAACGGCGCAGAGGACCTGGCGGGCAACACCGTCAAGTTCGCCCCGAAGCTGAAGTCGGCGGGCGGGAACTTCGACCCCGACGAGTGGGTCCAGCTCTTCGTCGACGCCGGCGCGAAGTTCGCCGGCCCCGTCGCCGAGCACCACGACGGCTTCTCCATGTGGGACAGCCAGGTCAACGAGTGGAACTCGGTGACCAAGGGGCCGAAGCTGGACCTGCTGGCCCTGTTCACCACAGCCATCCGCGCCAAGAACCTGAAGCTCCTGGTCGCCATGCACCACGCGTACAACTACAACGGTTTCTACCAGTACGCGCCCGCCCAGACGGACCCCGGCCTGAAGAAGCTCTACGGGCAGCTGAGCAGGGCGGAGGAGGACCAGCTCTGGTACGACAAGCTCAAGGAGGTCATCGACCGGGCCAAGCCCGACATCCTCTGGCAGGACTTCAAACTGGACGCCGTCGACGAGACGCAGCGTCTGAAGTTTCTCTCGTACTACTACAACCAGGCGGGCAGTTGGGGCCGTGAGGTCGTCGCCACCTACAAGGACGGCATGCACGGCAAGGGCGAGGTCTTCGACTACGAGCGCGGCGGCCCGGCCGACCTCACCGCCCCGTACTGGCTCACCGACGACAGCATCTCCAGCTCCAGCTGGTGCTACACCCAGGGCATCGGCTACTACAGCACCCAGCAGATGCTGCACTCGTTCCTCGACCGGGTCAGCAAGAACGGCAACGTGCTGCTGAACATCGCGCCGATGGCCGACGGCACCATCCCCCAGGCGCAGAAGGACATCCTGCTCGGCATCGGCGACCACCTGAAGCGCTTCGGTGAGTCCGTCTACGCGACCCGCGCGTGGACCGTGTTCGGCGAGGGCCCCACGATGATGGGCGGCGGCGCCTTCACCACACCGCACGCCGGCACCGCGCAGGACATCCGCTTCACCCGGAACAAGGCGAACAACGTCCTGTACGCCACCGTCCTGGGCTGGCCCGGGAGCTCCCTGACGATCAAGACCCTCGGCTCGGACCGGATCGACCTGGGGTCGCTGACCTCGGTGAAGCTCCTCGGCTCCACCGCCGGCACCTACATCGACCTGCCGACGCCCGCCCAGAACTCCTCCGGCCTGACGGTCACCCTGCCGTCCTCGGCGCCGTACAGCGCGAACGCCTACGTCCTCAAGCTCACCTTCTCCGGCACGATTCCCAGCGTGCGGCCGCTCACCGGTGCAGTCGCCTTCAAGGACGTCGACTACGCCGGTACCGGCGCCGTGCTCTCCACCGGTGACCACACCGCGGCCCAGCTGACCGCGGCAGGACTGGGGGCGCTCACCCTCTCCTCCCTCCGGCTCGCCCCCGGCCACCAGGTCATCGGCTACGCCGGGGACAACTTCACCGGCACCTCCTGGACCTTCACCGCCGACAACCCCGACCTCCGGGTCACCGGCAACAACGACAAGATCACCTCACTGAAGGTGCAGTTCAAGCCGTCGACCTACTTCCGGATCACCAACGTCACCAACGGCCTCGCCCTGGACAGCGGCGGCAACGTCGCCTCCGGGTCCAACCTCAAGCAGTGGACCTGGGACGGCCACGCCAACCTGCAGTGGCAGGTGGTGGAAGTCGGAGGCGGTTACTACAAGCTGGTCAACCGCACCAACGGCATGGTCGCCGACGGCTGGGGCGCCACCAGCAACGGCTCCCCGGCCAGGGAGGCCGCCTGGGACGGCAACAACAACCAACAGTGGACGATCACCCACCGGGGTAACGGCCGCTACTCGATCACCAACCGTGCCACCGGCCTGGCCCTCGACGGCGGCGGCAACGTGGCCTCGGGATCCGTGGCCAAGCAGTGGACGTACGACAGCAGCACCAACCTGCTGTGGACCTTGACGGCACTCTGA
- a CDS encoding sugar ABC transporter substrate-binding protein: MRVRTALCSAASALSALALLTACGGSGSTTASSNDEPLVGVDYPRSDTDFWNSYIKYTPEYAKELGLSLKTTNSQNDVAKLTANAQTFISQGVKGLAMAPQDTAAIAPTLAQLEAKKIPVVTVDTRPDSGKVYMVVRADNRAYGEKACQYLGTKLGGKGKVVMLQGGLDSINGRDRTEAFNECMKKDFPDIKVFGEATNWDGAVAAQKLQTDLTANPDIKGIYMQSSFALSGTLQVLKQKGLLVGPENKKHVFVVSNDGIPEELKSIAAGKIDATVSQPADLYAEYALYYLKAAIDGKTFKPGRTDHDSTIVQVRDGLLEDQLSAPLVTADGGTYGGVASLKSDDKSLWGNNLG; the protein is encoded by the coding sequence ATGAGAGTCCGAACCGCCCTCTGTTCCGCCGCCTCCGCCCTCTCCGCACTGGCTCTGCTCACCGCCTGCGGCGGTTCCGGCAGCACCACCGCGTCGAGCAACGACGAGCCGCTGGTCGGCGTCGACTACCCGCGCTCCGACACCGACTTCTGGAACTCGTACATCAAGTACACGCCGGAGTACGCCAAGGAGCTCGGCCTCTCCCTCAAGACCACCAACTCGCAGAACGACGTCGCCAAGCTGACCGCCAACGCGCAGACGTTCATCAGCCAGGGCGTCAAGGGCCTCGCGATGGCACCGCAGGACACCGCCGCCATCGCGCCGACTCTGGCGCAGCTGGAGGCGAAGAAGATCCCGGTCGTCACGGTCGACACCCGCCCCGACAGCGGCAAGGTCTACATGGTCGTGCGCGCCGACAACCGCGCGTACGGCGAGAAGGCGTGCCAGTACCTCGGGACCAAGCTCGGCGGCAAGGGCAAGGTCGTCATGCTGCAAGGCGGCCTCGACTCCATCAACGGCCGTGACCGCACCGAGGCGTTCAACGAGTGCATGAAGAAGGACTTCCCGGACATCAAGGTGTTCGGTGAGGCCACCAACTGGGACGGCGCCGTCGCCGCGCAGAAGCTCCAGACGGACCTGACCGCCAACCCGGACATCAAGGGCATCTACATGCAGTCGAGCTTCGCCCTGTCCGGCACCCTCCAGGTCCTCAAGCAGAAGGGCCTGCTGGTCGGCCCCGAGAACAAGAAGCACGTCTTCGTCGTCTCCAACGACGGCATTCCGGAGGAGCTCAAGTCCATCGCCGCGGGGAAGATCGACGCCACCGTCTCCCAGCCGGCGGACCTCTACGCCGAGTACGCCCTGTACTACCTGAAGGCCGCGATCGACGGGAAGACGTTCAAGCCCGGCAGGACCGACCACGACAGCACCATCGTCCAGGTCCGCGACGGCTTGCTGGAGGACCAGCTCTCCGCCCCGCTCGTCACCGCCGACGGCGGCACATACGGCGGCGTGGCCAGCCTGAAGAGCGACGACAAGTCCCTGTGGGGCAACAACCTCGGCTGA